A stretch of the Panicum virgatum strain AP13 chromosome 9N, P.virgatum_v5, whole genome shotgun sequence genome encodes the following:
- the LOC120689676 gene encoding glycine-rich cell wall structural protein 2-like gives MAAKRLALAILVLLSVSMVATAAGARKLGYGPGGGGGGGGSGGGGGGGYGGSGYGSGSGYGEGGGSGGAAGGYGHGGGSGGGGGEGGGAGGSGYGSGQGSGYGAGSGGAGGYGSGGGGGGGGGQGGGSGYGHGGGEGYGSGSGYGGGASGGGSGGGHGGGGGGGQGGSGYGSGSGYGSGEGHGQGGAHGGGYGSGGGGGGGGDQGGGSGYGSGSGSGYGSGGGHN, from the coding sequence ATGGCGGCCAAGCGTCTGGCGCTTGCCATCCTCGTCCTCCTTAGCGTAAGCATGGTGGCCACTGCTGCTGGAGCCCGCAAGCTGGGCTACGgtcccggaggaggaggaggaggcggcggtagtggtggaggtggagggggtGGCTATGGGGGATCAGGCTATGGGTCCGGATCAGGGTACGGTGAGGGAGGTGGAAGTGGGGGTGCTGCTGGTGGGTACGGACAtggtggcggcagcggaggtggtggcggcgaagGCGGTGGTGCTGGTGGCTCAGGGTATGGGTCTGGCCAAGGCTCTGGCTATGGAGCCGGcagtggtggtgctggtgggtATGGaagtggtggaggcggcggaggtggtggcgggcAAGGTGGTGGTTCCGGCTATGGCCATGGAGGTGGCGAAGGCtatggctccggctccggctatGGAGGTGGTGCTAGTGGTGGTGGTAGCGGCGGTGGgcatggtggcggtggtggtggtggccaaggTGGGTCGGGTTATGGCTCCGGCTCCGGGTACGGATCAGGTGAAGGGCATGGGCAGGGTGGAGCTCATGGAGGAGGctatggcagcggcggcggtggtggcggcggcggcgaccaaggTGGTGGCTCTGGCTATGGCTCCGGATCCGGCTCTGGGTATGGCTCTGGTGGTGGACACAACTAA
- the LOC120688895 gene encoding keratin, type I cytoskeletal 14-like — MGGGGSGRGGGVPGLGYGSGYGSGYGKGNGGSAAEGFGHGGGGGCGDGGGGGSGSGYGYGKVMNLVVLPGQVTTELVVAATMVAVQGLNIGQVRAIDLVLAVLVVVEVEMAKVTGLVVAQAMGPEVDTTRMVFTLANMVVVANAMARVMVLALVTDTAPVVAVDTTRFVLQ; from the coding sequence atGGGAGGTGGTGGTAGCGGTAGAGGTGGCGGTGTTCCTGGGTTGGGCTATGGTTCCGGATATGGGTCTGGGTATGGCAAGGGCAATGGTGGAAGTGCCGCCGAAGGATTTGGCcatggtggtggaggtggatgtggtgatggtggaggtggagggtcTGGTTCAGGATATGGTTATGGGAAGGTCATGAATCTGGTGGTGCTTCCAGGGCAAGTGACTACAGAACTGGTAGTGGCGGCGACGATGGTGGCGGTGCAGGGTCTTAATATTGGTCAGGTGAGGGCTATAGATCTGGTGTTGGcagtgctggtggtggtggaggtggagatggCCAAGGTGACAGGCTTGGTGGTGGCTCAGGCTATGGGTCCGGAGGTGGATACTACGAGGATGGTGTTTACGCTAGCGAatatggtggtggtggccaacGCAATGGCTCGGGTTATGGTTCTTGCTCTAGTTACGGATACGGCTCCGGTAGTGGCGGTGGACACTACTAGGTTTGTGCTCCAATGA
- the LOC120689677 gene encoding silicon efflux transporter LSI2-like — protein sequence MAALASTEKVVLGCIAFGIFWVLAVFPSVPFMPLGRTAGSLLGAMLMVLFRVMTPDQAYDAIDLPILGLLFGTMVVSIFLERADMFKYLGSALAWRSRGSKDLLFRVCLVSAVASALFTNDTCCVVLTEFILKLARQNNLPPQPFLLALASSSNIGSAATPIGNPQNLVIAVQSGITFGQFLVGVFPAMIVGVITNTCILLCYFWKYLSVAEKDQEGGAAAAGPEVVADDEVTSHRFTPARMSHASSVNGVDADCVSEPIRRSDSLNRADTHSMRSRSYNSEGDIQVAIRSMRASSMSQEMVEVSTVCDRRDDGVVGPRKITRTTSHQRSVIIEDAPEADAKDGEKGKDAGEVKEKRWKVLLWKTSVYLTTLGMLVALLMGLNMSWSAITAALVLLALDFTDAQACLEKVSYSLLIFFCGMFITVAGFNKTGIPNALWELVEPHSRIDSAKGTALLAVVILVLSNVASNVPTVLLLGSRVAASAAAISPASEKKAWLILAWVSTVAGNLTLLGSAANLIVCEQARRAQFFGYNLTFWSHLRFGVPSTIIVTAIGLLIVASY from the exons atggcggcgctggCGAGCACGGAGAAGGTGGTGCTGGGGTGCATCGCGTTCGGCATCTTCTGGGTGCTGGCCGTGTTCCCCTCGGTGCCCTTCATGCCCCTGGGCCGCACCGCGGGCTCCCTCCTGGGCGCCATGCTCATGGTGCTCTTCCGCGTCATGACCCCGGACCAGGCCTACGACGCCATCGACCTCCCGATCCTGGGCCTCCTCTTCGGCACCATGGTGGTCAGCATCTTCCTCGAGCGCGCCGACATGTTCAAGTACCTCGGCAGCGCGCTCGCCTGGCGGAGCCGGGGCAGCAAGGACCTGCTCTTCCGCGTCTGCCTCGTCTCCGCCGTCGCCAGCGCGCTCTTCACCAACGACACCTGCTGCGTCGTGCTCACCGAGTTCATCCTCAAGCTCGCGCGCCAGAACAACCTGCCGCCGCAGCCCTTCCTGCTGGCGCTCGCCTCCAGCTCCAACATCGGCTCCGCCGCCACGCCCATCGGCAACCCGCAGAACCTCGTCATCGCcgtccagagcggcatcaccttCGGCCAGTTCCTCGTCGGGGTCTTCCCGGCCATGATCGTCGGCGTCATCACCAACACCTGCATCCTGCTCTGCTACTTCTGGAAGTACCTCTCCGTGGCGGAGAAGGACCAGgaggggggcgccgccgccgccggcccggaggtcgtcgccgacgacgaggTCACCTCGCACCGCTTCACGCCCGCCCGGATGTCGCACGCCTCCTCCGTCAACGGCGTCGACGCCGACTGCGTCAGCGAGCCCATCCGCCGGAGCGACAGCCTCAACAGGGCCGACACGCACAGCATGCGGAGCCGGAGCTACAACTCCGAGGGCGACATCCAGGTCGCCATCAGGTCCATGCGCGCCTCCAGCATGTCGCAGGAGATGGTGGAGGTGTCCACCGTCTGCGACAGGCGCGACGACGGCGTGGTGGGCCCCAGGAAGATCACCAGGACCACCAGCCACCAGCGGAGCGTCATCATCGAGGACGCGCCCGAGGCCGATGCCAAGGACGGCGAGAAGGGCAAGGACGCTGGcgaggtgaaggagaagaggtGGAAGGTGCTCCTGTGGAAGACTTCTGTGTACCTCACGACCCTTGGCATGCTCGTCGCCCTGCTCATGGGGCTCAACATGTCCTGGTCCGCTATCACTGCTGCTCTCGTACTCCTGGCACTCGATTTCACTGACGCACAGGCTTGCCTGGAGAAG GTGTCATACTCATTGCTAATCTTCTTCTGCGGGATGTTCATAACCGTCGCCGGCTTCAACAAAACCGGCATTCCCAACGCGCTCTGGGAGCTGGTCGAGCCGCATTCCAGAATCGATAGCGCCAAGGGCACTGCGCTTCTCGCAGTTGTTATCCTTGTTCTTTCCAATGTGGCATCAAATGTTCCAACAG TTCTGCTGCTCGGCTCAAGGGTGGCAGCATCAGCAGCTGCGATCTCCCCTGCTTCAGAGAAGAAGGCCTGGCTCATCCTAGCCTGGGTCAGCACGGTGGCCGGCAACCTGACTCTGCTGGGCTCGGCCGCGAACCTGATCGTGTGTGAGCAGGCGCGGCGTGCGCAGTTCTTCGGGTACAACCTCACCTTCTGGAGCCACCTCCGCTTCGGCGTGCCGTCGACCATCATCGTCACCGCGATCGGCCTGCTCATCGTCGCCAGCTACTGA